The genomic stretch AGACACGAAAACTGTTCATCGTGCCAGGTGAAATGCCTATGTGGTAGACGATTCCGTAAACTTCCTACGCACTAGGGGCGATACGCCATTCAGCACCGCTTCCACCTCCCGGCCTTCGAGGGCGGCGGTGAGGTTGGCGAGGGTGGCGGTGAGCAGCCGGCCGGTGGCCTCGGGGGTGACGCCGGCGACGTGCGGGGAGAGCAGGACGTTCGGCAGGTCGCGCAGCGGGTCGCCGGCGGGCAGCGGCTCGACGTCGAACACGTCCAGCGCCGCGCCGCCGAGATGCCCGTCACGCAACGAGGCGACCAATGCCTGCTGGTCGACGACGCCGCCTCTGGCCGCGTTCACGAGCAGGGCGCCCTGCTTCATGCGGGCCGGGTCGATCAGGCCGCGGGTCTCGTCGGACAGCGCGATGACGACCACCACGACGTCGCTGCCGGAGACGAGCGTCTCCAGGTCTTCGAAGGCGGGGTCCGCGCGGGGCGTGCGGGTCCAGAACGTGACGTGGCAGCCGAGCGCCCGGAACATCTCGGCGCAGGAGACGCCGATCGGGCCGTAGCCGACGATGCCGACGCGGCGCCCACGCAGCTCATACGGTTGGAGGCCCTGCTGCGGCCACTCCCCCGCGCGTACGGCGGCGTCGGCCGCGCCGAGCTTGCGCGACAGCGAGAGCGTGGCGGCCAGGCACCATTCCGAGACCGCGACGGCGCTGACACCGGGCGTGTTGGCCAGCGGCACCCCGGACGCGGCCAGGGCGTCGAGGTCGTGGCCGTCCACGCCCACGGACGGCTGCTGGACGAAGGCCAGCCGGGGCGCCGCCGCGACCGCCGCGGCGTCCATGACCAGGGTGCTCGTCCAGTCGCCGAGCACGATCTCCGCCTCAGGCAGCGCCGCCAGGAGCGCGTCCCTGTCGCGAGCCGCGGGCACGCGGACGTCCACCCGGTCGCCCAGCGGGGCGAGCAGGTGCCGCATCAGCTCCTCCGGGAGCGGAGGAAGCGCGAGCAGGTTCCAGGGCGTCGTCATGTCCCCACCGTAAAACTGCTCATCACCTGTCGCATGAGTGCCCTGTTGCGCAGCCACTGGTTCTCGGCGACCGTCCAGGACACGACGTACGCGGTGTCGCCGATCGACACCGCCCGGCGTACCTCCCGGTAACGGATGCCGGCGGTGGCCCACGGCGTGTCGCCCGCCGCGCCCGCCGTCCAGGAGAACTCCCACTCCACGGCCTTGACGCCCTGGTGCGTGACGGTACGCCGGCCACGGGTCACCACGCCTTCGGCGTTCTGCCGGACCGTGTCCTCCTGGGTGCGCAGGAGCTCGTTGACGTCGAGGTTGGAGTAGACGGCCTCGACCCCGAGATGGGCGTTCCCGTCCCGGCGCGTCCATTCCGTGTAGGCCTCTTGGAGCGCGCCCCTCCAGCGGACCGGCCGCAGGATCGACCATCCGGCCCGCGACTTCCACGCCCGCACGACCGGCTGCGTCACGCTGGGCGTCGGAGTGCGGGTGGCGCTCGGCTCCGGCGTCTGGCTGGCGCTCGGCGTGAGCGGGCTGGTCGCCGCGGCGGGCACGGCGGTCGCGCGCGGCGCGCCCTCGGCGGGGGTGGCGAACTTGAAGTAGGCGACCGAGCCGCCGGCGATCACGACGGCCGCCGCCGCGCCGGCCGCGAGCAGCGCCCGCCCGCGCCCGCCGCTCCGCTTGGGCACGTCACGGTCGGCGGCGGCGGGCTTGGCCGCGGCGATGGCCGCGAGCAGCCGGTCGGCTTCCTCGGCGTCCACCCGCTCCTCGGGCTCCTTCTGCAGCAGGCCGCGCAGGATCGGATGCATGATCGGCGGGATGCGCCGGTAGTCGGGCTCCTCGCTGAGCAGCGCGTTGAGCGTCGCCATGGGGTCGCCCCGCTCGAACGGCGAGCGCCCCACCATGCACGCGTACAGCGTGGCGCCCAGCGACCACAGGTCCGAGGCCGGTCCGGCCTCCGCGGCGCGGACACGTTCCGGGGCGAGGAAGCTCGGGGAGCCGGTGACCATGCCGGTCCTGGTGAGCGACGCGTCGCCCTCGACGGTGGCGATGCCGAAGTCGGTGAGCACCGCGCGGCCGTCGTCCGTGATGAGGATGTTGCTGGGCTTGACGTCGCGGTGCAGGATCCCGGCCGCGTGGGCGGCCTTGAGCGCCGACAACACCTGCCGGCCGACGTCGGCCGCCTCGCGCACGGGCAGGGCGCCGGTGCTGAGCACGACCTGCTCGACCGTGGGGTGGCTCAGCAGCTCCATGACGATCCAGGGGCGGCCGCCCTCCTCGACGACGTCGTAGATGGCCACGACGGACGGGTGGTTGAGCTTGGCGGCGGTGCGGGCCTCGCGGACGGTGCGCATGAGCTGGCGTTCCTGGTCGCCGGGCGACAGTCCGTCGGGCAGCACGACTTCCTTGATGGCGACCTGCCGGTTGAGCAGCGTGTCCCGGCCTTCCCAGACCACGCCCATTCCCCCGCGGCCCAGTTCGCGCACTAACTCGTAGCGCCTGGCGATGAGCCGGTTGTCTTCCGAAACCATGTCCGTCCCCTGTAGACCACCACGAACAGTGGGCAAGTTTCCCATACCTGATAAGGCTTCGCCGGGGAGCCGCTTGCCAGAGATCACCGAATGTTGTTCTACTGTGCGTATGTCTGAAGTTCGCCGAGGGCCGCTGGCCGGTGTCCGCGTGCTGGAGCTCGCGGGCCTGGCTCCCGGGCCGTTCGCCGGGATGATGCTGGCCGACCACGGCGCCGAGGTGTTGCGGGTGGACCGCGTCAGGGCGGTGTCGGACCAGCCGCGCAGGGACGTCATGGATCGGGGCAAGCGCACGATCGGGCTTGACCTGAAGGCGCCCGAGGGCGTGGCGGCGTTCAAGGAGCTGGCCAGGCACGCCGACGTGGTGATCGAGGTGTTCCGTCCGGGAGTGGCCGAGCGGCTCGGCATCGGTCCCGCCGACCTGCACGCGGTGAACGAGCGGCTGATCTATGGCCGGATGACCGGCTGGGGCCAGGACGGGCCGCTGGCGCCGTCGGCCGGGCACGACATCGACTACATCGCGATCTCCGGCATCCTGTCGATGCTGGGCCGCGCAGGCGACAAACCGACGCCGCCGATCAACATCCTGGGTGACTTCGCCGGCGGCGGCCTCATGCTCGCGTACGGGGTGCTGCTCGCCCTGTTCGAGCGGGAGCGCACCGGCAAGGGCCGGGTGATCGACGCGGCCATGGTGGACGGGGCGGCGATCCTGTTCGCGATGTTCTACCAGGGTGTGCAGAGCGGCTTCTGGGGTCCGCGCGGCACGAACCTGCTGGACACGGGCGCCCCGCAGTACGACACGTACGAGACCGCCGACGGCCGGTACGTGGCCGTGGGATCGCTGGAGCCGCAGTTCTGGGACACGATGGTGTCCTTGATGGGCCTGACGGACCTGCCCGACAGGAACGACAAGGCCCAGTGGCCCGCGCTGAAGGCCCGCCTGGCCGCGGAGTTCAGGACCCGGACCCGGGCCGAGTGGGAGGCGCTCTTCGAGGGCTCCGACGCATGTGTCGCGCCCGTGTTGTCCATGTCCGAGGCCGCCTCTCATCCGCACAACGTCGCCCGCGGCAGCTTCGTCGAGATCGGCGGCGTCACCATGCCGCTGCCCGCGCCCCGCCTGCAGGGCGAGCCCGCCCAGGACCTCTCTCCCGCCACCCGCCTGACCGACCTGTCCGGTTGGGGCCTGCCTCAGGAGGAGGCGGACAAGCTACGAAGCCAAGGGGTGCTCGCATGATCGACTTACTCGACGGCGACCTGTACGCCGGCGACCCCTCCCCGGTCTATGCCTGGCTCCGCGAGCACGCCCCCGTCTACCACGACACGGCCAACGGCCTGTGGGGCGTTTCCCGCCACGCCGACATCTCGGCGATCGAACGCGACCCCCGCCTGTGGACCAGCACCGTCGGCTACCGCCCGCAGCTGCGGTCCGATCCTTCGATGATCGGCATGGACGACCCCGAGCACGCCGCTCGCCGCCGCCTCGTCTACCGCCGCTTCAC from Nonomuraea polychroma encodes the following:
- a CDS encoding NAD(P)-dependent oxidoreductase, with protein sequence MTTPWNLLALPPLPEELMRHLLAPLGDRVDVRVPAARDRDALLAALPEAEIVLGDWTSTLVMDAAAVAAAPRLAFVQQPSVGVDGHDLDALAASGVPLANTPGVSAVAVSEWCLAATLSLSRKLGAADAAVRAGEWPQQGLQPYELRGRRVGIVGYGPIGVSCAEMFRALGCHVTFWTRTPRADPAFEDLETLVSGSDVVVVVIALSDETRGLIDPARMKQGALLVNAARGGVVDQQALVASLRDGHLGGAALDVFDVEPLPAGDPLRDLPNVLLSPHVAGVTPEATGRLLTATLANLTAALEGREVEAVLNGVSPLVRRKFTESSTT
- a CDS encoding serine/threonine-protein kinase, with protein sequence MVSEDNRLIARRYELVRELGRGGMGVVWEGRDTLLNRQVAIKEVVLPDGLSPGDQERQLMRTVREARTAAKLNHPSVVAIYDVVEEGGRPWIVMELLSHPTVEQVVLSTGALPVREAADVGRQVLSALKAAHAAGILHRDVKPSNILITDDGRAVLTDFGIATVEGDASLTRTGMVTGSPSFLAPERVRAAEAGPASDLWSLGATLYACMVGRSPFERGDPMATLNALLSEEPDYRRIPPIMHPILRGLLQKEPEERVDAEEADRLLAAIAAAKPAAADRDVPKRSGGRGRALLAAGAAAAVVIAGGSVAYFKFATPAEGAPRATAVPAAATSPLTPSASQTPEPSATRTPTPSVTQPVVRAWKSRAGWSILRPVRWRGALQEAYTEWTRRDGNAHLGVEAVYSNLDVNELLRTQEDTVRQNAEGVVTRGRRTVTHQGVKAVEWEFSWTAGAAGDTPWATAGIRYREVRRAVSIGDTAYVVSWTVAENQWLRNRALMRQVMSSFTVGT
- a CDS encoding CaiB/BaiF CoA transferase family protein, translated to MSEVRRGPLAGVRVLELAGLAPGPFAGMMLADHGAEVLRVDRVRAVSDQPRRDVMDRGKRTIGLDLKAPEGVAAFKELARHADVVIEVFRPGVAERLGIGPADLHAVNERLIYGRMTGWGQDGPLAPSAGHDIDYIAISGILSMLGRAGDKPTPPINILGDFAGGGLMLAYGVLLALFERERTGKGRVIDAAMVDGAAILFAMFYQGVQSGFWGPRGTNLLDTGAPQYDTYETADGRYVAVGSLEPQFWDTMVSLMGLTDLPDRNDKAQWPALKARLAAEFRTRTRAEWEALFEGSDACVAPVLSMSEAASHPHNVARGSFVEIGGVTMPLPAPRLQGEPAQDLSPATRLTDLSGWGLPQEEADKLRSQGVLA